Proteins encoded in a region of the Vitis riparia cultivar Riparia Gloire de Montpellier isolate 1030 chromosome 7, EGFV_Vit.rip_1.0, whole genome shotgun sequence genome:
- the LOC117918510 gene encoding ubiquitin carboxyl-terminal hydrolase 23-like isoform X2 → MVNLLETMHKCCLPSGVPSESPSAYEKSLVHKIFGGLLRSQVKCMQCSYCSNKFDPFLDLSLEIFKADSLHKALMHFTATEQLDGGERQYQCQRCKQKVKALKQLTVHKAPYVLTIHLKRFGAHDPGQKIDKKVHFGPTMDLKPFVSGSYEENLKYTLYGVLVHAGWSTHSGHYYCFVRTSTGMWYSLDDNRVVQVSERTVLDQKAYMLFYVRDRKNFTPKKSIDVVQKQNLVASAIAKKTYSSVSQGLKETIQNGPVEKSLSGVVASAAVTKNDVSNVGLSKEILSKEASAPKSSRFSSECLALKNGPMSEPSPNVVLSKQRVKGPPVLNPTLEKSMPPSAPSVKGSSECLALKNGPMSKPSPNVALSKQRVKGPPVLNPTLEKSMPPSALSVKGSGITNLGNAIAASTGAKFNERSEDEISKKDQGILDVIQANCIGSQNSAADKPDSGKTSPKVSIISNADETLDKVEPVKLPNGPSGENFQVDSMPKGSAAGDSLIEKADDGDQKLSTKTVEFSSPSSMMNGSIDTKTLDCKPHRKFKKKNMKCRMRSMHLVSNNLFRASLSLRKKKKHRRSKRHTSDIKNLTQEHLLEAGCLSIGQGPSTSDKTQTTSVGPTNPLGKRVKHGTKKGDKRTAGKDVKTSSSECVMDTMDVEFRDRIGQEGGMLATDKEPQKSSSSVAKQWDAQRSDSLNDSKRDQMQNGLMSMLTRGLDETIVARWDEIEWPSNQVMESRSVEGVTIGYVPDEWDEDYDRGKRKKVRSSNGSFGGPNPFQEIATKKAHFKKAKKDRSSSGNQPFRI, encoded by the exons ATGGTAAATTTGCTTGAAACAATGCACAAATGTTGCTTACCTTCTGGTGTGCCAAGTGAATCCCCTAGTGCTTATGAGAAAAGTTTGGTGCACAAGATCTTTGGTGGTCTCCTTCGTAGTCAG GTGAAATGCATGCAGTGCTCCTACTGCTCCAACAAATTTGATCCATTTCTAGATTTGAGTCTTGAAATATTCAAAGCAGATTCCTTGCATAAGGCCCTTATGCACTTCACAGCAACCGAACAATTAGATGGTGGTGAGAGACAGTACCAATGTCAGCGGTGCAAACAGAAAGTTAAGGCTCTCAAACAGCTCACAGTTCACAAGGCACCTTATGTTCTGACCATCCATCTAAAGCGGTTTGGTGCACATGATCCTGGACAAAAGATCGATAAGAAAGTTCATTTTGGTCCTACAATGGACTTAAAACCTTTTGTCAGTGGTTCCTAT GAAGAAAATTTGAAGTATACTCTTTATGGGGTTTTGGTTCATGCCGGTTGGAGCACCCATTCAGGCCACTATTACTGCTTTGTTCGCACTTCAACTGGCATGTGGTACTCCCTTGATGACAATCGG GTTGTCCAGGTTAGTGAGAGGACTGTTTTAGATCAGAAGGCCTACATGTTGTTTTATGTTCGTGATAGAAAAAACTTCACTCCAAAGAAATCCATTGATGTTGTTCAGAAACAAAACTTGGTTGCAAGTGCCATAGCAAAGAAAACATATTCCAGTGTAAGTCAAGGTCTAAAGGAAACCATTCAAAATGGACCAGTTGAGAAAAGTTTAAGTGGTGTTGTTGCTTCTGCTGCTGTAACTAAAAATGATGTATCCAATGTTGGCTTATCAAAGGAGATTCTGTCAAAAGAAGCATCAGCTCCTAAAAGTAGCAGGTTCTCATCTGAATGCTTGGCATTGAAAAATGGTCCCATGTCTGAACCTTCACCTAATGTAGTATTATCAAAACAGCGGGTGAAGGGGCCTCCTGTTCTGAACCCTACTCTGGAGAAATCCATGCCACCATCAGCTCCATCTGTTAAGGGATCATCTGAATGTTTGGCATTGAAAAATGGTCCCATGTCTAAACCTTCACCTAATGTAGCATTATCAAAACAGCGGGTGAAGGGGCCTCCTGTTCTGAACCCTACTCTGGAGAAATCCATGCCACCATCAGCTCTATCTGTTAAGGGAAGTGGTATCACTAATCTTGGCAATGCCATTGCAGCTTCAACCGGTGCCAAATTTAATGAGCGCAGTGAGGATGAAATTTCTAAGAAAGATCAGGGCATCTTAGATGTCATACAAGCCAACTGCATCGGTTCCCAAAATTCTGCTGCTGATAAGCCTGACTCAGGGAAGACCTCTCCAAAG GTTAGTATTATTTCAAATGCAGATGAAACATTGGACAAAGTAGAACCTGTTAAGTTGCCAAATGGTCCAAGTGGTGAAAATTTTCAg GTCGATAGTATGCCCAAAGGGAGTGCTGCTGGTGATTCACTTATTGAAAAGGCTGATGATGGTGACCAGAAATTATCAACCAAGACAGTAGAATTTTCAAGCCCATCAAGCATGATGAATGGATCTATTGACACGAAAACTCTTGATTGCAAGCCTCacagaaaatttaaaaagaaaaacatgaaatgtAGGATGAGAAGCATGCATCTTGTCTCAAACAACCTCTTCCGAGCATCCTTGAGCCTgcgaaagaagaaaaagcacAGAAGGAGCAAACGGCACACTTCTGATATTAAGAATCTCACTCAAGAACACTTACTGGAAGCAGGTTGTTTATCTATTGGTCAGGGACCATCCACATCTGATAAAACCCAGACAACTTCTGTGGGTCCAACTAATCCTTTGGGAAAAAGGGTTAAGCATGGTACCAAAAAGGGAGATAAGAGAACTGCTGGGAAGGATGTAAAAACCTCTAGTAGTGAATGTGTGATGGATACCATGGATGTGGAGTTCAGAGACAGAATTGGTCAGGAGGGAGGAATGCTTGCAACAGATAAAGAACCACAAAAGAGCTCTAGTTCGGTTGCAAAACAGTGGGATGCACAAAGATCTGATAGTTTAAATGATAGCAAGAGAGATCAGATGCAGAATGGACTGATGAGTATGCTTACCAGAGGTCTAGACGAGACGATTG TTGCTCGGTGGGATGAGATAGAATGGCCTTCAAACCAGGTTATGGAATCACGAAGTGTGGAGGGTGTAACCATTGGTTATGTACCAGATGAATG GGATGAAGACTATGATCGGGGCAAGAGGAAGAAAGTAAGGAGCTCTAATGGTAGCTTTGGTGGACCAAATCCTTTTCAAGAGATTGCAACCAAGAAGGCACATTTTAAAAAGGCAAAGAAGGATCGGTCCAGCTCTGGAAACCAACCATTCAggatataa
- the LOC117918510 gene encoding ubiquitin carboxyl-terminal hydrolase 23-like isoform X1: MAEALISNPEANAQENGPSASPHPSSAGSLFHRRIDFHLTRKPYSGFTNGSGGFRLETLNPTTDPKRSGHSTGPAASSGKKQDGSDHVENGLDPELSIGITVRRIGAGLENLGNTCFLNSVLQCLTYTEPLAAYLQSGKHQNSCHIAGFCALCAIQKHVSRALQSTGRILAPKDLVSNLRCISRNFRNARQEDAHEYMVNLLETMHKCCLPSGVPSESPSAYEKSLVHKIFGGLLRSQVKCMQCSYCSNKFDPFLDLSLEIFKADSLHKALMHFTATEQLDGGERQYQCQRCKQKVKALKQLTVHKAPYVLTIHLKRFGAHDPGQKIDKKVHFGPTMDLKPFVSGSYEENLKYTLYGVLVHAGWSTHSGHYYCFVRTSTGMWYSLDDNRVVQVSERTVLDQKAYMLFYVRDRKNFTPKKSIDVVQKQNLVASAIAKKTYSSVSQGLKETIQNGPVEKSLSGVVASAAVTKNDVSNVGLSKEILSKEASAPKSSRFSSECLALKNGPMSEPSPNVVLSKQRVKGPPVLNPTLEKSMPPSAPSVKGSSECLALKNGPMSKPSPNVALSKQRVKGPPVLNPTLEKSMPPSALSVKGSGITNLGNAIAASTGAKFNERSEDEISKKDQGILDVIQANCIGSQNSAADKPDSGKTSPKVSIISNADETLDKVEPVKLPNGPSGENFQVDSMPKGSAAGDSLIEKADDGDQKLSTKTVEFSSPSSMMNGSIDTKTLDCKPHRKFKKKNMKCRMRSMHLVSNNLFRASLSLRKKKKHRRSKRHTSDIKNLTQEHLLEAGCLSIGQGPSTSDKTQTTSVGPTNPLGKRVKHGTKKGDKRTAGKDVKTSSSECVMDTMDVEFRDRIGQEGGMLATDKEPQKSSSSVAKQWDAQRSDSLNDSKRDQMQNGLMSMLTRGLDETIVARWDEIEWPSNQVMESRSVEGVTIGYVPDEWDEDYDRGKRKKVRSSNGSFGGPNPFQEIATKKAHFKKAKKDRSSSGNQPFRI, from the exons ATGGCGGAAGCGTTGATCTCCAACCCAGAAGCCAATGCTCAGGAAAATGGTCCCTCGGCTTCGCCGCACCCGTCTTCAGCTGGGTCTTTGTTCCACAGAAGAATCGATTTTCATCTCACAAGGAAGCCTTACTCTGGCTTCACCAACGGCAGCGGAGGTTTTCGACTAGAGACTCTGAACCCCACCACGGATCCGAAGCGGTCTGGGCACAGTACGGGTCCGGCGGCTTCGAGTGGGAAGAAGCAAGATGGCTCTGATCATGTGGAGAACGGGTTGGATCCGGAGCTCAGTATTGGGATCACAGTTAGGAGAATT GGTGCTGGTTTGGAAAATCTGGGAAATACCTGTTTTCTTAATTCAGTATTGCAATGCCTGACTTACACAGAGCCTTTGGCAGCATATTTGCAAAGCGGAAAGCATCAAAATTCTT GTCATATTGCTGGATTTTGTGCTTTATGTGCCATCCAGAAGCATGTCAGCCGTGCTCTTCAGTCAACTGGAAGAATATTAGCACCCAAGGATCTTGTCTCTAACTTACGGT GTATATCTCGGAACTTCAGAAATGCAAGACAGGAGGATGCACATGAGTATATGGTAAATTTGCTTGAAACAATGCACAAATGTTGCTTACCTTCTGGTGTGCCAAGTGAATCCCCTAGTGCTTATGAGAAAAGTTTGGTGCACAAGATCTTTGGTGGTCTCCTTCGTAGTCAG GTGAAATGCATGCAGTGCTCCTACTGCTCCAACAAATTTGATCCATTTCTAGATTTGAGTCTTGAAATATTCAAAGCAGATTCCTTGCATAAGGCCCTTATGCACTTCACAGCAACCGAACAATTAGATGGTGGTGAGAGACAGTACCAATGTCAGCGGTGCAAACAGAAAGTTAAGGCTCTCAAACAGCTCACAGTTCACAAGGCACCTTATGTTCTGACCATCCATCTAAAGCGGTTTGGTGCACATGATCCTGGACAAAAGATCGATAAGAAAGTTCATTTTGGTCCTACAATGGACTTAAAACCTTTTGTCAGTGGTTCCTAT GAAGAAAATTTGAAGTATACTCTTTATGGGGTTTTGGTTCATGCCGGTTGGAGCACCCATTCAGGCCACTATTACTGCTTTGTTCGCACTTCAACTGGCATGTGGTACTCCCTTGATGACAATCGG GTTGTCCAGGTTAGTGAGAGGACTGTTTTAGATCAGAAGGCCTACATGTTGTTTTATGTTCGTGATAGAAAAAACTTCACTCCAAAGAAATCCATTGATGTTGTTCAGAAACAAAACTTGGTTGCAAGTGCCATAGCAAAGAAAACATATTCCAGTGTAAGTCAAGGTCTAAAGGAAACCATTCAAAATGGACCAGTTGAGAAAAGTTTAAGTGGTGTTGTTGCTTCTGCTGCTGTAACTAAAAATGATGTATCCAATGTTGGCTTATCAAAGGAGATTCTGTCAAAAGAAGCATCAGCTCCTAAAAGTAGCAGGTTCTCATCTGAATGCTTGGCATTGAAAAATGGTCCCATGTCTGAACCTTCACCTAATGTAGTATTATCAAAACAGCGGGTGAAGGGGCCTCCTGTTCTGAACCCTACTCTGGAGAAATCCATGCCACCATCAGCTCCATCTGTTAAGGGATCATCTGAATGTTTGGCATTGAAAAATGGTCCCATGTCTAAACCTTCACCTAATGTAGCATTATCAAAACAGCGGGTGAAGGGGCCTCCTGTTCTGAACCCTACTCTGGAGAAATCCATGCCACCATCAGCTCTATCTGTTAAGGGAAGTGGTATCACTAATCTTGGCAATGCCATTGCAGCTTCAACCGGTGCCAAATTTAATGAGCGCAGTGAGGATGAAATTTCTAAGAAAGATCAGGGCATCTTAGATGTCATACAAGCCAACTGCATCGGTTCCCAAAATTCTGCTGCTGATAAGCCTGACTCAGGGAAGACCTCTCCAAAG GTTAGTATTATTTCAAATGCAGATGAAACATTGGACAAAGTAGAACCTGTTAAGTTGCCAAATGGTCCAAGTGGTGAAAATTTTCAg GTCGATAGTATGCCCAAAGGGAGTGCTGCTGGTGATTCACTTATTGAAAAGGCTGATGATGGTGACCAGAAATTATCAACCAAGACAGTAGAATTTTCAAGCCCATCAAGCATGATGAATGGATCTATTGACACGAAAACTCTTGATTGCAAGCCTCacagaaaatttaaaaagaaaaacatgaaatgtAGGATGAGAAGCATGCATCTTGTCTCAAACAACCTCTTCCGAGCATCCTTGAGCCTgcgaaagaagaaaaagcacAGAAGGAGCAAACGGCACACTTCTGATATTAAGAATCTCACTCAAGAACACTTACTGGAAGCAGGTTGTTTATCTATTGGTCAGGGACCATCCACATCTGATAAAACCCAGACAACTTCTGTGGGTCCAACTAATCCTTTGGGAAAAAGGGTTAAGCATGGTACCAAAAAGGGAGATAAGAGAACTGCTGGGAAGGATGTAAAAACCTCTAGTAGTGAATGTGTGATGGATACCATGGATGTGGAGTTCAGAGACAGAATTGGTCAGGAGGGAGGAATGCTTGCAACAGATAAAGAACCACAAAAGAGCTCTAGTTCGGTTGCAAAACAGTGGGATGCACAAAGATCTGATAGTTTAAATGATAGCAAGAGAGATCAGATGCAGAATGGACTGATGAGTATGCTTACCAGAGGTCTAGACGAGACGATTG TTGCTCGGTGGGATGAGATAGAATGGCCTTCAAACCAGGTTATGGAATCACGAAGTGTGGAGGGTGTAACCATTGGTTATGTACCAGATGAATG GGATGAAGACTATGATCGGGGCAAGAGGAAGAAAGTAAGGAGCTCTAATGGTAGCTTTGGTGGACCAAATCCTTTTCAAGAGATTGCAACCAAGAAGGCACATTTTAAAAAGGCAAAGAAGGATCGGTCCAGCTCTGGAAACCAACCATTCAggatataa